In Streptomyces chartreusis, the following proteins share a genomic window:
- a CDS encoding GMC oxidoreductase yields the protein MADDRHYDVIIIGTGAGGGTLAHRLAPTGKRVLILERGDYLPRERDNWESTAVFVKGKYRAPEFWYDKHGKEFPPEVNYYVGGNTKFYGAALFRLRPEDFGELRHHDGVSPAWPIRYEDLEPYYTQAEQLYLVHGRHGEDPTEGAAGGQYPHPPVEHEPRIQQLSDDLEKRGLHPFHLPIGVNLTQDENGGATRTSACIRCDRVDGFPCLLGAKSDAQVICVDPALRHDNVTMVTGAHVRRLETDPTGRTVTGVVTQVGDMTESFSADIVVVACGAVNSAVLLLRSANDRHPGGLANSSDVVGRHYMRHNNLALMAVSKEPNPTKFQKTLALHDWYLGADDWDFPLGGIQMLGKSDADQIHGEAPRWAGAVAPDMPFETLAHHAVDFWLCGEDLPLPESRVTLDEDDGVHLALDEKNNIAGLERLRHKLRGMLEHLGMHEHHLLPHSLYLHKGMPIGATAHQAGTVRFGSDPRSSALDVHCKAHDLDNLYVVDTGFFPSIGAVNPSLTAMANALRVGDHIAERLR from the coding sequence ATGGCCGACGACCGGCACTACGACGTCATCATCATCGGAACGGGAGCGGGCGGCGGCACACTCGCCCACCGGCTGGCTCCCACCGGAAAACGCGTCCTCATCCTGGAACGCGGCGACTACCTGCCGCGCGAGCGCGACAACTGGGAGTCCACCGCCGTCTTCGTCAAGGGCAAGTACCGCGCCCCGGAGTTCTGGTACGACAAGCACGGCAAGGAGTTCCCGCCGGAGGTCAACTACTACGTCGGCGGCAACACCAAGTTCTACGGCGCCGCGCTCTTCCGGCTGCGGCCCGAGGACTTCGGGGAACTGCGCCACCACGACGGTGTCTCACCGGCCTGGCCGATCCGCTACGAGGACCTGGAGCCGTACTACACCCAGGCCGAGCAGCTCTACCTGGTGCACGGACGGCACGGCGAGGACCCGACAGAGGGGGCGGCCGGCGGCCAGTACCCGCACCCCCCGGTCGAGCACGAGCCGCGCATCCAGCAGTTGAGCGACGACCTGGAGAAGCGGGGCCTGCACCCCTTCCACCTGCCCATCGGCGTGAACCTCACCCAGGACGAGAACGGCGGGGCCACCCGCACCAGCGCCTGCATCCGCTGCGACCGGGTCGACGGCTTCCCCTGCCTGCTGGGCGCCAAGTCAGACGCGCAGGTGATCTGCGTCGACCCGGCGCTCCGGCACGACAACGTCACGATGGTGACCGGCGCCCACGTACGACGTCTGGAGACCGACCCGACCGGGCGCACCGTCACCGGGGTGGTCACTCAGGTCGGCGACATGACCGAGTCGTTCAGCGCCGACATCGTGGTGGTGGCCTGCGGCGCGGTCAACTCCGCCGTGCTGCTGCTGCGTTCGGCGAACGACCGGCACCCGGGCGGCCTGGCCAACAGCTCCGACGTGGTGGGACGCCACTACATGCGGCACAACAACCTGGCGCTGATGGCCGTGTCGAAGGAACCCAACCCCACCAAGTTCCAGAAGACCCTGGCGCTGCACGACTGGTATCTGGGCGCGGACGACTGGGACTTCCCGCTCGGCGGCATCCAGATGCTCGGCAAGTCCGACGCCGACCAGATCCACGGCGAGGCGCCCCGCTGGGCCGGCGCCGTCGCGCCCGACATGCCGTTCGAGACCCTCGCCCACCACGCCGTCGACTTCTGGCTGTGCGGGGAGGACCTCCCGCTGCCCGAGAGCCGCGTCACCCTCGACGAGGACGACGGGGTCCATCTCGCCCTCGACGAGAAGAACAACATCGCCGGGCTCGAGCGCCTCCGGCACAAGCTGCGCGGGATGCTCGAACACCTGGGCATGCACGAGCACCATCTGCTGCCGCACAGCCTCTACCTGCACAAGGGCATGCCGATCGGGGCCACCGCACACCAGGCCGGCACCGTACGGTTCGGCTCGGACCCGCGGAGCTCCGCCCTCGACGTGCACTGCAAGGCCCACGACCTCGACAACCTCTACGTCGTGGACACCGGCTTCTTCCCCAGCATCGGCGCGGTGAACCCGTCACTGACCGCCATGGCGAACGCCCTGCGGGTCGGCGACCACATCGCCGAACGGCTGCGCTGA
- a CDS encoding cyclase family protein: MATDARPARLTPAEFDALYRRLAGRAAEGDEGARTPARVLAATREVRTGRTVTMAAPVQTAPGPDDPEPARHRMSQWPGRSGESGSGLRFAMDRFAMNVHGDADSHIDALCHVIYDGTLHGGVPASTVTEGGATALAIDAAHDGIVGRGVLLDIPRLRGVPWLEPGDHVSADDLGAAERAQDVRVTEGDLLFVRVGHRLRRAELGAWHVARARAGLHPSAMEFLAERRVAVLGGDGNNDTAPSCTDGVDFPVHVLAIHALGLYLLDYLQFEDLVRVCEEEGRWSFLCVVAPLRLPEATGSPVNPIAVL, from the coding sequence ATGGCCACCGACGCCCGTCCTGCCAGGCTCACCCCGGCCGAGTTCGACGCGCTGTACCGGCGCCTTGCGGGACGCGCAGCCGAGGGCGACGAGGGCGCCCGCACCCCCGCTCGGGTGCTGGCCGCGACCCGTGAGGTGCGCACCGGCCGGACGGTCACCATGGCCGCCCCGGTGCAGACGGCGCCCGGCCCCGACGATCCGGAGCCCGCCAGGCACCGGATGAGCCAGTGGCCCGGGCGGTCCGGCGAGTCCGGGAGCGGACTCCGCTTCGCCATGGACCGCTTCGCCATGAACGTCCACGGGGACGCCGACAGCCATATCGACGCCCTGTGCCATGTGATCTACGACGGCACCCTGCACGGCGGCGTGCCCGCGAGCACCGTCACCGAGGGCGGCGCCACCGCCCTCGCGATCGACGCCGCCCATGACGGCATCGTGGGCCGCGGCGTGCTCCTGGACATCCCGCGGCTGCGCGGCGTGCCCTGGCTCGAACCGGGTGATCACGTGAGTGCCGACGACCTCGGCGCGGCCGAGCGCGCCCAGGACGTCCGGGTGACCGAGGGCGACCTGCTGTTCGTCCGGGTCGGCCACCGACTGCGCCGCGCCGAGCTGGGCGCCTGGCATGTGGCACGGGCGCGCGCCGGGCTGCATCCGTCCGCGATGGAGTTCCTCGCGGAGCGCCGGGTCGCCGTGCTCGGCGGCGACGGCAACAACGACACCGCCCCGAGCTGCACCGACGGCGTCGACTTCCCCGTACACGTGCTGGCGATCCACGCCTTGGGCCTGTACCTGCTGGACTACCTCCAGTTCGAGGACCTGGTGCGGGTGTGCGAGGAGGAGGGGCGCTGGTCGTTCCTCTGTGTCGTCGCCCCCCTGCGGCTGCCCGAGGCCACCGGATCACCGGTGAATCCGATCGCCGTCCTCTGA
- a CDS encoding DUF389 domain-containing protein, whose product MQMIHLRLVSPADLTPRAIELLTGDRFVFNLVVLPVRAHRPTGDTIVCDVLAGGANTVLRGLRELGLDRRGSMVIEPVEIAFSGIAAETERQQLGPLAHAPVWEEVEARIRAEGTYVPSFYVYLVIAGLLAASGIFTNSQILIVAAMVVGPEYGAITSVALGIDHRSGTRIRQGLLALTTGFLLAIAVTLVFSWVIRARDLQPTAFELGIRPVSSLIDAPNFFSVVVAVLAGVVGIMSLTQARTSALLGVFISVTTIPAAAGIGVSLAFSDWDQARGSLAQLLLNIVLLIVVGVLTLRFQRFIRRRIGRRGGRTEAR is encoded by the coding sequence ATGCAGATGATCCACCTCAGGCTGGTGAGCCCCGCCGATCTCACCCCACGGGCGATCGAGCTGCTGACCGGCGACCGCTTCGTGTTCAACCTGGTGGTCCTGCCGGTGCGGGCCCACCGTCCCACCGGCGACACGATCGTGTGCGACGTCCTGGCGGGCGGGGCCAACACCGTCCTGCGCGGGCTGCGCGAGCTCGGTCTCGACCGCCGCGGGTCCATGGTGATCGAGCCGGTGGAGATCGCGTTCTCCGGCATCGCCGCCGAGACGGAACGGCAGCAGCTCGGTCCGCTCGCGCACGCGCCCGTCTGGGAGGAGGTCGAGGCACGCATCCGCGCGGAGGGCACCTACGTGCCGAGCTTCTACGTCTATCTCGTCATCGCCGGTCTCCTCGCGGCGTCGGGCATCTTCACCAACTCGCAGATCCTCATCGTCGCGGCGATGGTGGTCGGGCCGGAGTACGGCGCCATCACCAGCGTCGCGCTGGGCATCGACCACCGCAGCGGCACCAGGATCCGGCAGGGCCTGCTCGCGCTGACCACGGGTTTCCTGCTGGCCATCGCGGTGACGCTGGTGTTCTCGTGGGTGATCCGGGCCCGCGACCTGCAGCCCACGGCCTTCGAACTGGGCATCAGGCCGGTCTCCTCGCTCATCGACGCCCCCAACTTCTTCTCCGTCGTCGTGGCGGTGCTGGCCGGCGTCGTCGGCATCATGTCGCTGACCCAGGCCAGGACGAGCGCGCTGCTCGGCGTCTTCATCTCGGTCACCACGATCCCGGCGGCCGCGGGCATCGGCGTGTCGCTCGCGTTCTCCGACTGGGACCAGGCACGCGGCTCACTGGCCCAACTCCTGCTCAACATCGTGCTGTTGATCGTGGTGGGTGTGCTGACGCTCAGGTTCCAGCGGTTCATCCGGCGGCGCATCGGCCGACGCGGCGGGCGCACCGAGGCACGCTGA
- a CDS encoding cytochrome d ubiquinol oxidase subunit II, giving the protein MMADLIAWVMVLAIAAYACAGGTDYGAGFWDLLAGGAERGRRPRWLIDHAMAPVWETNNVWLIFVLVVMWTGFPTLFQAVFTALWLPLALAAVGLVLRGAGFALRKPTRRLARRRIYGAAFALASLVTPFFLGAALGAVAAGRVAVGTTATADAWANPTSVLTGLLAVAATAFLGAVFLCSDALRFDAEDLVDYFRVRALFAFAAVVVLAIVALPVTHDDARYVWDGLTSGWGLLPVILAGVCGVATVVLLLRRSYAWTRYTSVASVALIVVAWGLAQRPYLLPTSLTVSEAAGAAHTLRWLAIVTVIAVVLVGPALVLLYRLDTMGTLEPLTDSDTGAAKAPGDNY; this is encoded by the coding sequence ATGATGGCCGACCTCATCGCCTGGGTGATGGTCCTCGCCATCGCCGCCTACGCCTGCGCCGGCGGCACCGACTACGGCGCCGGGTTCTGGGACCTGCTGGCCGGCGGGGCCGAGCGCGGCCGGCGGCCCCGTTGGCTGATCGACCACGCCATGGCGCCGGTCTGGGAGACCAACAACGTCTGGCTGATCTTCGTCCTGGTCGTCATGTGGACCGGCTTCCCGACGCTGTTCCAGGCCGTGTTCACCGCCCTGTGGCTGCCGCTCGCCCTCGCCGCGGTCGGGCTGGTGCTGCGCGGCGCCGGGTTCGCCCTGCGCAAGCCGACCCGGCGGCTCGCCCGACGACGGATCTACGGCGCCGCGTTCGCACTGGCGTCGCTGGTCACGCCGTTCTTCCTCGGAGCGGCGCTCGGCGCCGTCGCCGCCGGCCGGGTCGCCGTCGGCACGACCGCCACCGCGGACGCCTGGGCCAATCCGACGTCGGTCCTGACAGGCCTGCTGGCCGTCGCCGCCACCGCGTTCCTGGGAGCGGTGTTCCTCTGCTCCGACGCGCTGCGATTCGACGCCGAGGACCTGGTGGACTACTTCCGGGTGCGCGCGCTGTTCGCCTTCGCCGCCGTCGTCGTCCTCGCGATCGTCGCCCTGCCCGTCACCCACGACGACGCCCGATACGTCTGGGACGGCCTCACGAGCGGCTGGGGGCTGCTGCCGGTGATCCTGGCCGGGGTGTGCGGGGTGGCCACGGTGGTGCTCCTGCTGCGCCGGTCCTACGCGTGGACCCGGTACACCTCGGTGGCGAGCGTCGCGCTGATCGTCGTCGCCTGGGGCCTCGCGCAACGGCCCTATCTGCTGCCCACCTCCCTGACGGTGTCCGAGGCGGCCGGTGCCGCGCACACCCTGCGCTGGCTGGCGATCGTCACGGTCATCGCCGTCGTCCTGGTCGGCCCGGCCCTGGTGCTGCTGTACCGGCTCGACACCATGGGCACCCTGGAGCCGCTCACGGACTCCGACACCGGGGCCGCGAAGGCGCCGGGGGACAACTACTGA
- a CDS encoding glycoside hydrolase family 15 protein yields the protein MDRYPPIAEHGLVGDLQTAALVSSQGVVDWFAAPRFDSPSVFAALLDHDRGGYLRLSPEHPEGTCRQLYYPDTAILVTRFMSPDGVGEVLDLMPLEDSRTATDRHTLIRIVRVVRGTVDFTLECRPRFDYGRAEHELELDADGALFRAPGIDAHLRCSFPLEPDGRDVRGRVTLRAGESGGVVFTVCAPGGAAPDAPSVEGLTGQFEEVALFWRKWLRQCRYQGRWPELVHRSAITLKLLTYAPTGALIAAATMGLPEQVGGERNWDYRFTWVRDSALSVRVMLDLGFAEEAVSFVHWLVDRLREREGKEGEPLQTMYRVDGSPDLPEETLDHFEGYRGSAPVRIGNGAADQLQLDIYGEALYAVSQGQEVAQQSSFEGWRTLSRTLDWFADAWDRPDEGIWETRGGRRNFTYSRVMSWVAFDHGMRLADTFRRPADVERWRTARDAVFDQVVERGWSEKEQAFVQHYDGDVLDASLLLMPRVGFVAARDRTWLSTLDAMDRRLVSDSLVYRYDPAASPDGLRGSEGTFSLCTFLYVDALARAGRLPQARYTFEKMQTYANHVGLFAEEIGPTGEQLGNFPQAFTHLSLIMAALTLDEALDAAAQGR from the coding sequence ATGGACCGCTATCCCCCCATCGCCGAACACGGGCTGGTGGGCGACCTCCAGACCGCTGCCCTCGTCTCCTCGCAGGGCGTCGTCGACTGGTTCGCCGCTCCCCGGTTCGATTCGCCCAGTGTCTTCGCCGCCTTGCTCGACCACGACCGCGGCGGCTATCTGCGGCTGTCCCCCGAGCATCCCGAGGGGACCTGCCGGCAGCTCTACTACCCCGACACCGCCATCCTGGTCACCCGGTTCATGTCCCCGGACGGGGTCGGCGAGGTCCTCGACCTCATGCCGCTCGAGGACAGCCGCACGGCCACCGACCGGCACACCCTGATCCGGATCGTCCGGGTCGTGCGGGGCACCGTCGACTTCACCCTCGAATGCCGCCCGCGCTTCGACTACGGCCGCGCCGAGCACGAGCTCGAACTCGACGCGGACGGCGCCCTGTTCCGGGCCCCCGGCATCGACGCGCACCTGCGCTGCTCCTTCCCACTGGAACCGGACGGCCGGGACGTGCGCGGCCGGGTGACGCTGCGGGCCGGCGAGTCGGGCGGCGTCGTGTTCACCGTCTGCGCGCCCGGCGGCGCCGCGCCCGACGCCCCGTCCGTCGAAGGGCTGACCGGACAGTTCGAGGAAGTCGCCCTGTTCTGGCGGAAGTGGCTGCGTCAGTGCCGCTACCAGGGCCGCTGGCCCGAGCTGGTGCACCGCTCGGCCATCACCCTCAAGCTCCTCACCTACGCCCCCACCGGAGCGCTGATCGCTGCCGCCACCATGGGCCTGCCCGAACAGGTCGGCGGGGAGCGCAACTGGGACTACCGCTTCACCTGGGTGCGCGACTCCGCGCTGTCCGTGCGGGTCATGCTGGACCTCGGGTTCGCCGAGGAGGCCGTCTCCTTCGTCCACTGGCTGGTGGACCGGCTGCGCGAGCGCGAGGGCAAGGAGGGGGAGCCGCTCCAGACGATGTACCGGGTCGACGGCAGCCCCGACCTGCCGGAGGAGACCCTCGACCACTTCGAGGGCTACCGCGGCTCCGCGCCGGTCCGCATCGGCAACGGCGCCGCCGACCAGCTCCAGCTGGACATCTACGGCGAGGCCCTCTACGCCGTCTCCCAGGGGCAGGAGGTCGCGCAGCAGTCCAGCTTCGAGGGCTGGCGGACGCTGAGCAGGACACTGGACTGGTTCGCCGACGCCTGGGACCGGCCGGACGAGGGCATCTGGGAGACCCGCGGCGGCCGGCGGAACTTCACCTACAGCCGGGTGATGTCCTGGGTCGCCTTCGACCACGGGATGCGGCTGGCCGACACCTTCCGCAGACCGGCCGACGTGGAGCGGTGGCGCACGGCACGGGACGCCGTCTTCGACCAGGTCGTGGAGCGCGGCTGGAGCGAGAAGGAGCAGGCCTTCGTCCAGCACTACGACGGCGACGTGCTGGACGCCTCGCTGCTGCTGATGCCCAGGGTCGGTTTCGTCGCGGCCCGGGACCGGACCTGGCTGTCCACGCTGGACGCGATGGACCGCAGGCTCGTCTCCGACAGCCTCGTCTACCGCTACGACCCGGCGGCCTCCCCGGACGGCCTGCGCGGCTCGGAGGGCACCTTCAGCCTGTGCACCTTCCTCTACGTCGACGCGCTGGCCCGCGCCGGCCGGCTGCCCCAGGCCCGCTACACCTTCGAGAAGATGCAGACGTACGCCAACCACGTCGGCCTGTTCGCGGAGGAGATCGGCCCGACGGGGGAGCAGCTCGGCAACTTCCCCCAGGCCTTCACGCATCTGTCCCTGATCATGGCCGCCCTCACCCTCGACGAGGCGCTCGACGCGGCGGCGCAGGGGCGCTGA
- a CDS encoding VanW family protein: MRLRAPSVPRTVSARRISSLPPLALAGGALTVGIGGLYLAGLLLSGGDIEGGTTVRGVDIGGLSRAEAVRKLEDRLGPAGARELTVTIGDRRTTVDPSKVGITFDYERTVDRAGRTESADPFSVIGGLFSSGGPVEPAVHVDEDKAHGTLKKMAKALDQKVREGAVGFENGQVRPVTPHSGHALDTNAAVGTLSTAFLDGDAKAVTALPTHETKPKVTEREMRRAVREFAEPAMSAPVTLTAADRRFTIDRPVLGEHLRMRADDAGHLTPKLDAAGLRADPAVAHPLSTLPARAHNAELRLVGNRVGVAEDGRAGHVVTDKALGKAVMPLLTRRGAARSGEIATLVAEPQVTRANVERLGLREQMSSFTVNFEPAPYRSRNIGRAVELINGSVVMPGKDWSFNRTVGERTEANGFVEGVMILNDEFTRAPGGGVSAVATTMFNAMFFAGVKPLEHGAHSFYIERYPEGREATVAWGSLDLRFNNDSGHAIYIQAQSTDSSVTISFLGTRKYDDIGAIKSPRTHVKQPERKVSTAERCVPQTPLEGFDVAVQRVFVQDGQVVRREPFRTHYKPRDEIVCEPQSP; this comes from the coding sequence ATGCGCCTCCGCGCCCCCTCCGTCCCGCGAACCGTCTCGGCTCGCCGTATCAGCTCGCTTCCGCCCCTGGCCCTGGCCGGCGGTGCCCTCACCGTCGGCATCGGCGGCCTGTATCTCGCCGGGCTGCTGCTCTCGGGCGGCGACATAGAGGGCGGCACGACGGTGCGCGGCGTGGACATCGGGGGCCTGAGCCGTGCGGAGGCCGTCAGGAAGCTGGAGGACCGGCTCGGACCGGCCGGCGCCCGCGAACTGACCGTGACGATCGGTGACCGCAGGACCACGGTCGATCCTTCGAAGGTGGGCATCACCTTCGACTACGAGAGGACCGTGGACCGCGCGGGCCGCACCGAGAGCGCCGACCCGTTCAGCGTGATCGGCGGCCTCTTCAGCTCGGGCGGCCCGGTCGAGCCGGCCGTGCACGTCGACGAGGACAAGGCCCATGGCACCCTGAAGAAGATGGCGAAGGCGCTCGACCAGAAGGTCCGCGAGGGCGCCGTCGGCTTCGAGAACGGCCAGGTGCGGCCGGTCACCCCGCACAGCGGCCACGCCCTCGACACGAACGCCGCCGTCGGCACCCTGAGCACCGCCTTCCTGGACGGCGACGCCAAGGCCGTCACCGCCCTGCCCACCCATGAGACGAAGCCCAAGGTCACCGAGCGGGAGATGCGCCGGGCGGTGCGCGAGTTCGCGGAGCCCGCCATGTCGGCGCCCGTCACCCTCACCGCGGCCGACCGGCGCTTCACCATCGACCGGCCCGTCCTGGGCGAGCACCTGAGGATGCGCGCGGACGACGCCGGGCACCTCACGCCGAAGCTGGACGCCGCGGGCCTGCGCGCCGACCCCGCCGTGGCCCACCCCCTGTCCACGCTGCCCGCCCGGGCGCACAACGCCGAGCTGCGCCTCGTCGGCAACCGGGTCGGGGTGGCCGAGGACGGCCGGGCCGGACATGTCGTCACCGACAAGGCGCTGGGCAAGGCCGTGATGCCACTGCTCACCCGGCGGGGCGCCGCCCGCAGCGGCGAGATCGCCACGCTCGTGGCCGAGCCGCAGGTGACCCGCGCGAACGTCGAGCGGCTCGGTCTGCGCGAGCAGATGTCCTCCTTCACCGTCAACTTCGAACCGGCGCCGTACCGCTCACGGAACATCGGCCGTGCGGTGGAACTGATCAACGGCTCCGTCGTCATGCCGGGCAAGGACTGGAGCTTCAACCGGACCGTCGGCGAGCGCACCGAGGCCAATGGCTTCGTCGAGGGCGTGATGATCCTCAACGACGAGTTCACCAGGGCGCCCGGCGGCGGTGTGTCGGCGGTGGCGACGACCATGTTCAACGCGATGTTCTTCGCCGGCGTCAAACCCCTGGAGCACGGCGCCCACTCGTTCTACATCGAGCGCTACCCGGAGGGCCGTGAGGCGACGGTGGCCTGGGGCAGCCTGGACCTGAGGTTCAACAACGACTCGGGCCACGCCATCTACATCCAGGCCCAGTCCACCGACTCCTCGGTGACGATCTCCTTCCTGGGCACCCGCAAGTACGACGACATCGGCGCGATCAAGAGCCCGCGCACCCATGTGAAGCAGCCCGAGCGGAAGGTGAGCACGGCCGAACGGTGCGTCCCGCAGACTCCGTTGGAGGGCTTCGACGTGGCCGTGCAGCGGGTCTTCGTCCAGGACGGCCAGGTGGTGCGGCGCGAGCCGTTCCGCACGCACTACAAGCCGCGTGACGAGATCGTCTGCGAGCCGCAGTCGCCGTAA
- a CDS encoding SDR family oxidoreductase → MAGTADDKAPPPNAQLLRGQKALVTGANSGIGLATAVALGRAGADVVVNYVAGADEAEKVVEQIKAHGVRAYAHQADVSDEDQVVAMVAQMVEDFGTIDIMVANAGLQRDAPLTDMTLAHWQKVIDVNLTGQFLCAREAAKEFMRRGVVEEVSRSAGKIICMSSVHQVIPWSGHVNYASSKGGVGMLMQTLAQELAPQRIRVNAIAPGAIRTPINYDAWSTPEAEADLLRLIPYKRVGDPEDIANAAVAMASDLLDYVVGSTLYVDGGMTLFPGFATGG, encoded by the coding sequence ATGGCAGGAACGGCCGACGACAAGGCGCCGCCGCCGAACGCCCAGTTGCTCAGGGGCCAGAAGGCGCTGGTGACCGGCGCCAACTCGGGCATCGGCCTGGCCACCGCGGTCGCGCTCGGCCGGGCCGGGGCGGACGTCGTGGTGAACTACGTCGCCGGCGCGGACGAGGCCGAGAAGGTCGTGGAGCAGATCAAGGCACACGGGGTCCGCGCCTACGCCCACCAGGCCGATGTGTCCGACGAGGACCAGGTCGTGGCCATGGTCGCGCAGATGGTCGAGGACTTCGGCACCATCGACATCATGGTGGCCAACGCGGGCCTCCAGCGGGACGCGCCCCTGACCGACATGACGCTCGCCCACTGGCAGAAGGTCATCGACGTCAATCTGACCGGCCAGTTCCTGTGCGCCCGCGAGGCCGCCAAGGAGTTCATGCGCCGGGGCGTGGTCGAGGAGGTGTCCCGCTCGGCCGGGAAGATCATCTGCATGAGCTCCGTCCACCAGGTCATCCCCTGGTCGGGGCATGTGAACTACGCCTCCTCCAAGGGCGGGGTGGGCATGCTGATGCAGACCCTCGCCCAGGAGCTGGCCCCGCAGCGGATCAGGGTCAACGCGATCGCGCCCGGCGCCATCCGCACCCCGATCAACTACGACGCCTGGTCCACTCCGGAGGCCGAGGCCGACCTGCTGCGGCTGATCCCGTACAAGCGGGTGGGCGACCCGGAGGACATCGCCAACGCCGCGGTCGCGATGGCGTCCGACCTGCTCGACTACGTCGTGGGCAGCACCCTCTACGTCGACGGCGGCATGACGCTCTTCCCCGGCTTCGCCACCGGAGGCTGA
- a CDS encoding cytochrome ubiquinol oxidase subunit I — protein MIGTVSLLAASTPPQLLPARELMAFTLASHILLVPFGVALPLITLIMHYRGLRRDDPVALKLARRWSAVMAIQFAVGVVTGTVLSFELGLLWPGMMGRWGDVFGLGFGVEAWAFFLEAILIAIYLYGWRRLKPWTHFWLAVPLPLTALLGAFGIIAANSWMNTPQGFELDANGDPVQVDVRQAIFTPIFGAEYWHFVVAMFLTAGYLVAGVYAVGWLRGRRDRYHRLGFTVPFTVAAILTPIQFMLGDSAARSVFHKQPIKFAAMEIVWETDTHVPEYLFGRLNSDGSISGGIKIPQLDSILAGFKPSTKVTGLTSVPASDRPNAVQATIVHWAFDIMATIGSLLILLALWYGWCWLRRRDLPHSRWFFRCAAIAGAACLVTVECGWITTEVGRQPWIVYNHMRVSEAVTDTRAGSLWTMLGIVMAVYVCVFGAFLAVLLKMRTRWRIADEADPAARTGPHPETDTPYGPRGEPEPAGARTAPGDGSGSGDSKGGSS, from the coding sequence ATGATCGGCACCGTGTCCCTGCTGGCGGCGAGCACCCCGCCCCAACTCCTGCCGGCCCGCGAGCTGATGGCGTTCACGCTCGCCTCGCACATCCTGCTGGTCCCGTTCGGCGTGGCCCTGCCGCTCATCACCCTGATCATGCATTACCGGGGGCTGCGCCGCGACGACCCCGTCGCGCTCAAGCTCGCCCGCCGCTGGTCGGCCGTGATGGCGATCCAGTTCGCCGTCGGGGTCGTCACCGGCACCGTGCTGTCCTTCGAACTCGGCCTGCTGTGGCCGGGGATGATGGGCCGCTGGGGTGACGTCTTCGGCCTCGGATTCGGCGTCGAGGCCTGGGCGTTCTTCCTCGAGGCGATCCTGATCGCGATCTACCTCTACGGCTGGCGCCGCCTGAAGCCCTGGACGCACTTCTGGCTGGCCGTGCCGCTGCCGCTGACCGCGCTGCTGGGGGCGTTCGGCATCATCGCGGCCAACTCCTGGATGAACACGCCGCAGGGGTTCGAGCTCGACGCGAACGGCGATCCCGTCCAGGTCGACGTACGGCAGGCGATCTTCACCCCGATCTTCGGCGCGGAGTACTGGCACTTCGTGGTGGCGATGTTCCTGACGGCCGGTTACCTGGTCGCCGGCGTGTACGCGGTCGGCTGGCTGCGCGGGCGGCGCGACCGTTATCACCGGCTCGGCTTCACGGTGCCGTTCACCGTGGCCGCGATCCTGACCCCGATCCAGTTCATGCTCGGCGACTCCGCCGCCCGGTCCGTCTTCCACAAGCAGCCGATCAAGTTCGCGGCCATGGAGATCGTCTGGGAGACGGACACCCATGTCCCCGAGTATCTGTTCGGGCGGCTGAACAGCGACGGATCGATCTCCGGCGGGATCAAGATCCCCCAACTGGACTCGATCCTCGCCGGCTTCAAGCCCAGCACCAAGGTGACCGGGCTGACGTCGGTACCGGCCTCGGACCGTCCCAACGCCGTCCAGGCCACCATCGTCCACTGGGCGTTCGACATCATGGCCACCATCGGCAGCCTGCTGATCCTGCTCGCCCTGTGGTACGGCTGGTGCTGGCTGCGGCGCCGGGACCTGCCGCACAGCCGCTGGTTCTTCCGCTGCGCCGCGATCGCGGGAGCGGCCTGCCTGGTGACCGTGGAGTGCGGCTGGATCACCACCGAGGTGGGCCGTCAGCCCTGGATCGTCTACAACCACATGCGGGTCTCGGAGGCGGTGACCGACACCCGCGCCGGCTCGCTCTGGACCATGCTCGGCATCGTCATGGCCGTGTACGTGTGCGTGTTCGGGGCGTTCCTCGCGGTCCTGCTGAAGATGCGGACGCGCTGGCGCATCGCCGACGAGGCCGACCCGGCCGCCCGCACGGGACCGCACCCGGAGACCGACACCCCTTACGGCCCCAGGGGCGAGCCCGAGCCGGCGGGCGCCCGCACCGCGCCCGGTGACGGCTCCGGCTCCGGCGACTCCAAGGGCGGTTCGTCATGA